TAAAAACCGCATCAGGCGAAATTGTTTTAACGACTCCTGAAGACCGAAAAAGCACATTTTTCCCCCAAATCGTTAAGAAGCGCGAAACTGTTCTGGCCGACAACCTTGCCCCGCAAATCATCGGGCTTTACAGCAAAGGCATGAGTTTCAGAGACATATCGGATCACATCCAACAAATGTATGATGTGGAAATATCCCATGCTACCCTGTCTGAAATCACTGAACGTGTAATTCCCCAAGTCAAAGAATGGCAAAGCAGACCTTTGGAGAGTCTTTATACCATTGTTTGGTTGGACGCTATGCACTACAAGGTAAGAGACGGTGGACGTGTTGTTACGCGAGCTGTTTATAATGTACTGGGGGTAAATCGACATGGCTACAAAGACTTAATTGGTATGTATGTCTCAGAAAGCGAAGGTGCCAATTTTTGGTTATCGGTGCTTACAGATTTGAAATCCAGAGGGGTAAAAGATATTTTGATTGCCTGTACGGATAACCTTATTGGCTTCTCGGAGGCAATCCTGGCTTCTTTCCCTCACTCAGAGATTCAGACCTGCGTCATTCACCAAATACGGAACTCGCTTAAATATGTGGCTTCCAAGGACCAGAAGACTTTCATGCAGGACTTAAAAACGGTCTACCAGGCCCCTACAAAAGATAAAGCAGAATTGGAACTGGATAAACTCAATGATAAGTGGGGAGTCAAATATCCGGTAGTGATCAAATCATGGCAGAACAATTGGCACAAACTGTCCACATATTTCGCTTATGATGAGCAGATTAGAAGACTTATCTACACCACTAATGCGGTGGAAGGGTTTCATAGACAAGTTCGTAAAATTACCAAGACAAAGGGGGCTTTTCCCAATGATATGGCGTTGCTTAAATTGATTTATCTGGCCGTTGAGAATATAAGTCGAAAATGGACTTCTCCGTTGCAAAATTGGGCACTTACCGCCCAACAATTACACATTAAGTTTGGCGATAGAATGCGAATGGACCTGTAGTTTTCCTTTCAATTGTAAAACGCAAAAATAGCCTGTTATTTGATTTGTCAAGGGTATATAAACGGCCTCGTACCTCAGCCGCCCTTGACAAATCAAATAACAAATCAAAAAAGCATTTGAAATCGAAAGGAAAAATTAAATTTGAATCAAATTTGAAGAAAAGACAGAGTTTAAATTACACTCCCCCGGAGGCCTATTAATACCAATCACTCGCGGGACGCGAGCGACTGCGAGATAATTTCTAATACGGTAACTTATTGTTTACTCATCGTAGTTATCAAAACTTGACAGTGAACCAAACCTTCCATTCTCCCTTCTTTCTGAATAAAATCCAATTGACCCATCCGACATTTCCCCCCCATGGTATTTATCATTCTCGTTTTTCAATTTGCCTGACTCTTCAATATTTTTGTAGACTTTGTCATGCACAATTTTTTCTCTATCGCGCAAAAGCTCGAAGAGCCTTTCCTTTAGTTTGCTATTTTCTTTAGTGAGTCTTTTGTTACTTTCCTCAATTTCGCTTTTTTTAAACAGGTCGATTCCAGAGCTTATTGACCTTTTCTCCAACTCAGCCTTTTCCTTTATAATCCTCTCTATCTCTTTGTTCTTATCTCTTTCTATCTTTGCGTTCTTTTTTATGAGCGAGTCTATTGACCTCATTGCCCTTTCGAGCTCTTCGTTCAGATAATCTATTCTCCACATTTTAGCTTTTATCTCTACTGTTTTTCTTGCTATCTCCGCATCTTTCTTTTGCAATTCCTTTTCTAAGCCCATTATAACAGTCGCTTTACTCATTCTGTTAATTTTATTTTTAAGACTGCTGTTTTCTTTACTAAGTCTTAATATCTCTTCTGTCTTTTTTTTGATTATGTCAGAAAGAGATCCGTCAGCGTTTGATGGGTATATCATTTTTCCTACATTTATATTATTCAATATTTTTTATAATCAAAAGACATATACAGACGAATCATAATCATTAAGTATAATCGGTGCTTATTGATAGATGAATTATCCTGTAAAGAAAGCTACTTCCTTCTTTTTAAAGAATGAAACCAGCAATTCCGTGTCTTTTCTGACCTCCTCAATTTTTTCTTTCAACACTTCGGCCAAATCTGTCAGGTCGAGGAATACCCGGTTTTTGAGCTCTCTTTTTAACTGACTCCACAGCAACTCGACCGGGTTCAGTTCCGGGCTATAACCAGGCAGGGCCACAAGGTGCACGCGCCCTTTCTTGCGCGCCAAAAAGTCCTTTATGGCTTGGCTACGGTGGATGGTCGCGCCATCCCAGATCACGATCAAGTCCTTGCTGCGGTACCTGCGGCATAGGTACTCCAGAAAGTCAACCACCCCCTCACTATTGTATGCCTTGTCTTGTCCGCCGACGTACAGCCTCCCATTAGGGGCCATCGCGGCGATCAGACTGAGGTGTTCTTTGCCCGCCTTCTCCTCGATAATGGGCGTTTTACCCTTGGGTGCCCACGTACGGCAAACGAGGGGGAGCAGATAGAAGCCTGATTCATCGATATATACGATAGCACGGTTCTCATCCTCGGCTTTTTTAATTCCGGTACCGTCTCTTCCCGCCACTGCTGGACTTTCTGCTTGCTCTGCTGGCGAGCCTTTTTGGCGGGCTTCTGCAAGCTCCATCCCAGTTTTTTTAGGATACGCCCCACCTGCGTTAGGTCGTAGCTGACACCGAATAGCCTGCCAATCAACTCGTTGACACGAGAGCGTGTCCAGATGTGGCCGGGAAAACCGTGGCTGACAGCACCTTGTTTAAGCTCTTCGACAAGCTGCGAAAGCTGTTCTGACGTCAGTTTAGGCAACGAACCTGGCGGCTTTCGGGCCAGCAAGCCTTCCGCCCCCAACTCCCGATACTTTTTCAGCGTCTGGCTTACCCAGCCCTCGGTCAGTCCAAGAGCCGAGGTGATGTCCTTCTGCTTCCAACCCGCTTCTTTCAACTCCACGCAGCGGCGACGTAGTATTTCGTAATCTGATGGTTTGTATTTTGCTTTCATAAATGCAATTTACAAACTTTATAAACCTATTCACCCATCAATAACATAAAAGAACTGTTACAAGATAAAGATCAATGTAAGTAGGTAAAAGGTCAGGGTGACACACCAATCCGCACACGCCTGATGCTTAGGCATAAACCCCGTCAGGCCTAAATATACCGCTTTCATAAATGGATTGTATCAATCCTTATTGATGGAAATAACTTTTTAATGCGGACTTCAGAAGGAAATTTAAAAAGGGGTATACAAGCAACAATCAGCGAAACTTATTGTGCAGTACCCCTATTCCAACTCCCCCAATTCCAGCATTTTAGAGTTACGGGTTAATAAATGAATGATGCCCCAGGCGATCAGGTAGGTACAACCGCAAATGGTAAAGATAATGTGGTAGCCACCAGCCAGGTTTCCGGCGGCTTTGTAGGTGTCTAATATACTTCCGATCAGCATCGGAAAAAGAATCCCGCCCACCGCGCCGGCCATCCCGCCAATACCCACAATGGAGCTGACCGCCTGTTTGGGAAACAAATCCGACGGTAACGTAAAAACATTGGTGGCCCACGCCTGATGCAGCGCTACCGCAAAACTGATCAAACCCACCGCTACCCATACATCGGTGGCAAACTGAATGAGCAGCACCGACAATTCCAGAAAAGCGATCACCAAAATCACCGTTTTGCGGGCTTTAACAACGGGCCATCCGCGCCGGATGAGTTGCGATGAAAACCAGCCGCCGCTGATGCTGCCCACGGTGGTGGCGGTATAAATGAGCATCAGTTCCAAACTCGGTTTTTTGAGGTCTAAACTGAAGGTAGACGCAAAATAAGAGGGAAGCCAAAACAGAAAAAACCAATAGATCGGGTCAATCAGGCCTTTTCCCGTAATGTAAGCCCAAGTTTGCGGAAACAAAAACAACTTGATCCAATTGACCTTGGCTTTTTCGCTGCTGTGCTGCTCTTCTTTCTCCTGACCGTTCACGATGTATTCGTACTCTTCCGTCGTCAGGCGTTTTTGTTTTGCCGGAATATCGTAGTAAATGAGCCAAAAAATCAGCCACACAAACCCCAGTGCACCCGTGATCCAAAAAACTTCCTGCCAGCCATAGGCGGTTAATATCCACGGCACAAGCAGTAAAGCCACCACCACCCCCACGCTGGTACCGGCATTGAACAGTCCCGTGGCCAGGGCGCGTTCTTTTTTAGGAAACCATTCGGCTACCGTTTTTACCGCTGCCGGATAATTCCCCCCTTCGCCCAACCCCAATCCCACCCGGGCAACACCAAAGCCAAACGCACTGCGGGCCAATGCGTGCAACATCCCGGCAATACTCCAAAAAACGATGGTGATGGAATAGCCCCACTTGGTGCCGATTTTATCAATCAGCCAACCCAATATCAACAAACCAATGGCATAGGCCGCCGTAAACGCCATGACAATGCGCGCAAAATCGGTCTCTGACCACGTGAACTCCTTTTCCAGGATGGGTTTCAATAACCCGATGATCTGTCGGTCCAGGTAATTGATGGTAGTGGCGGTGAACAGCAACACTACAATCAGCCAGCGATAATGTTTGATTTTCGGGGCACTCATCAGCGGGGAAGTTTTTGGGTGAATTGTGAAAAATGGGCTTTGAGCAGCTCCCATTCTTTTTCCTGAATCAGTTTTTTATCCAACAGCTGTCCGCCCATTCCCACGCCATCGGCCCCGGCATTGAAAAATTCGAGCATATTTTCCAAACTCACGCCCCCGGTGGGCAACAATTTCAATTGATTCAACGGCGCTTTCAGCTCTTTGATGTACGACGGGCCCATTTGGGTAGCAGGAAACACTTTTACCATACTCGCGCCTAACTTCCAGGCTTTAAAGATCTCAGAAGGCGTAAAGGCCCCCGGAAAGATGGGAATCTCTTTTTTGACGCAGGCCTTGACCACTTTCTTATCCAGAATCGGGGTAACGATAAACTGCGCCCCCGCCTCCAGTGCCTTTTTCAGATCGCCTTTTGTACACACTGTCCCCGCGCCGATGTTCAGCCCTTCCTGCTCATTTTCAACGGCGTATTGAATGATCTTCTCGGCACCGGGCGTATTCATTGTGATCTCGATGGTGGTCAGGCCCGCTTCCCGGTACATCGGCAAAATATGCTTTACTTCTTCTAACGACAGCCCCCGAACGATCCCCACAATAGGGGCTTTCTGAAACAACTCCCACGAAAATGCTTTTTTACTCATGAAATGTAATGGTGATTTGTGATTGAGTGAATTAGTGATTGAGTGAATGGTGAGTTGTGATTGAGTGAGTAAGTAGTGAGCTAATGGTTTGAATAAATTTTAAGTGCTGATGTCTAAATATTTATACGTCACATGTCGCGACCCGATAAATATACAATTCACTCAATCACTCATTCACAAATACTCTCTACGGCAGCGCAAACGCCACGTATTTGCCGCCGGGTTTCAGATCATACCGCGTACCGCCGCAGGCAATGGCAATGTATTGCTTTCCCCTGACTGTATACGTAATCGGCGTGGCAAAACCTCCGGCCGGGAGTTTATACTCCCATACAACCTTGCCCGTTTTGGTATCAAAGGCCCGCAGTTTTTCGTCGTAGGTGGCCGCAATAAAAAGCAGTCCGCCTGCTGTCACGACCGGGCCGCCGTGATTTTCAGTGCCGGTGGCGGGAACGCCCTTTTTGACTAATTCGGGATATTCTCCCAACGGCACTTTCCAAAGGTACTCTCCGGTGTTCATATCTACGGCATTGAGCGTACCCCAGGGCGGTTGGATGGCAGGGTAATTGTCGGGGTCTCTGAATTGGCGGAATCCCCTGTTTTGGTACGCAGGCGTGTACGGAAACAAGTTGCCTTTTTTTGTTTCTACCGTCGTGACCTGATGGACATCGTCGGTCTTTACGGGCACTCCCGTTTTAAGAAGGTAATTGACGATGGCTTCACGGTCCGGTTTGGAAATGTGTTGAAAAGAAGGCATTCGGTTGCGTCCCGTTTCAATAAGTGTACTGATTTGCTGCTTGGTCAGTCGCTTTCCTACGTCTTTTAAATTGGGATAAGCCTGCGTAAGCTCCGTATTTTTGGTATCAATGGCGTGACAAATCGCGCAATTTGCGGTAAAAAGTTTTTCGCCCTGCGTCTGTGTACCGGTATTTTTTTGTGCGGCGGTGGCCTGCATTTTCAGCAGCCAAAGCATGTTATTGGCATTGACGTACATGATTCCGTTGGGGTCAGCGGCACTGCCGCCCCATTCGGCTCCGCCGCCAATGCCATAATACAGCGTTTCTTCCGGACTCGGCGGAAGGTTTTTCGGCCCCCCCCGACTTTTATCAAAAACCGAAAGGGCATACGCCGATGAACTCGGAGAAATGGCGGACATATCGGCTTTGGTAAACGACTGATTGGAGAAAGGAGCCGGTTTGACAGGCACGGGCTGCGTGGGCCAGGGTGCCTCGCCGGGCAGGGCCGCCACTTTAGGCACCGGTACCTCTTTGACCGGAAACAGCGGCTTGCCGGTGTCACGGTCAAAGATAAAAATAAGACCGTCTTTGGTGGCCTGGGCAACGGCGTCCACTTTTCGGAGTCGACCGTCGGGACCTTTATGCATCACGGTGATCAGATTCGGCGGACAGGGAATGTCGCGATCCCAAAGGTCGTGGTGAACGGTTTGGTAGTGCCAAATACGTTTACCCGTTTCGGCATTCAGGGCTATGACGCAGTTGGCAAACAGGTTAGCCCCTTTGCGGTCGCCGCCGTAAAAATCGACCGAAGGGGAACCGGTTCCCAGAAACACCGTGCCGCGTTTATCGTCTACCACCATGCCCGCCCAACAGTTGGCACCGCCGAGTTTTTTATAGGAATCTTTGGCCCATGTTTCATAGCCGTATTCGCCGGGCAGGGGAATCGTCCGAAACACCCACGCCAATTTCCCCGTCCGTACATCAAACGCCCGAATGTGTCCGGGAAGCGCATCGCCGCCTTCCGACACCGACGAACCCATGATAAGCAGGTTTTTATATACAACCCCGGGCGTAGTGGAGCGAATGCTGAATTCATTGACATCGTAGCCCATCGTAGCCTTA
Above is a window of Runella slithyformis DSM 19594 DNA encoding:
- a CDS encoding MFS transporter translates to MSAPKIKHYRWLIVVLLFTATTINYLDRQIIGLLKPILEKEFTWSETDFARIVMAFTAAYAIGLLILGWLIDKIGTKWGYSITIVFWSIAGMLHALARSAFGFGVARVGLGLGEGGNYPAAVKTVAEWFPKKERALATGLFNAGTSVGVVVALLLVPWILTAYGWQEVFWITGALGFVWLIFWLIYYDIPAKQKRLTTEEYEYIVNGQEKEEQHSSEKAKVNWIKLFLFPQTWAYITGKGLIDPIYWFFLFWLPSYFASTFSLDLKKPSLELMLIYTATTVGSISGGWFSSQLIRRGWPVVKARKTVILVIAFLELSVLLIQFATDVWVAVGLISFAVALHQAWATNVFTLPSDLFPKQAVSSIVGIGGMAGAVGGILFPMLIGSILDTYKAAGNLAGGYHIIFTICGCTYLIAWGIIHLLTRNSKMLELGELE
- a CDS encoding IS630 family transposase, with protein sequence MELAEARQKGSPAEQAESPAVAGRDGTGIKKAEDENRAIVYIDESGFYLLPLVCRTWAPKGKTPIIEEKAGKEHLSLIAAMAPNGRLYVGGQDKAYNSEGVVDFLEYLCRRYRSKDLIVIWDGATIHRSQAIKDFLARKKGRVHLVALPGYSPELNPVELLWSQLKRELKNRVFLDLTDLAEVLKEKIEEVRKDTELLVSFFKKKEVAFFTG
- a CDS encoding IS256 family transposase: MEKTEFEQMRDKALEQLMKGQSLTGKNGVFAPLLQQFLESALESEMNAHLNEQERESGNKRNGKGSKRLKTASGEIVLTTPEDRKSTFFPQIVKKRETVLADNLAPQIIGLYSKGMSFRDISDHIQQMYDVEISHATLSEITERVIPQVKEWQSRPLESLYTIVWLDAMHYKVRDGGRVVTRAVYNVLGVNRHGYKDLIGMYVSESEGANFWLSVLTDLKSRGVKDILIACTDNLIGFSEAILASFPHSEIQTCVIHQIRNSLKYVASKDQKTFMQDLKTVYQAPTKDKAELELDKLNDKWGVKYPVVIKSWQNNWHKLSTYFAYDEQIRRLIYTTNAVEGFHRQVRKITKTKGAFPNDMALLKLIYLAVENISRKWTSPLQNWALTAQQLHIKFGDRMRMDL
- a CDS encoding outer membrane protein assembly factor BamB family protein; its protein translation is MNYWKYALGGLFIVLMCGAAFQIREDKDTDWPKYGGNSAGSRYSELTQINKQNVSQLQLAWSYDTGENNNPDGRGNDIQCQPIVVNGILYGTTPRLKLFAADAATGKELWKYDPMSNPNLKPSFHPVRGVVYWEEGDDKRILYSVGAKLMAINALTGELIRSFGENGLVDLHAGLGDKATMGYDVNEFSIRSTTPGVVYKNLLIMGSSVSEGGDALPGHIRAFDVRTGKLAWVFRTIPLPGEYGYETWAKDSYKKLGGANCWAGMVVDDKRGTVFLGTGSPSVDFYGGDRKGANLFANCVIALNAETGKRIWHYQTVHHDLWDRDIPCPPNLITVMHKGPDGRLRKVDAVAQATKDGLIFIFDRDTGKPLFPVKEVPVPKVAALPGEAPWPTQPVPVKPAPFSNQSFTKADMSAISPSSSAYALSVFDKSRGGPKNLPPSPEETLYYGIGGGAEWGGSAADPNGIMYVNANNMLWLLKMQATAAQKNTGTQTQGEKLFTANCAICHAIDTKNTELTQAYPNLKDVGKRLTKQQISTLIETGRNRMPSFQHISKPDREAIVNYLLKTGVPVKTDDVHQVTTVETKKGNLFPYTPAYQNRGFRQFRDPDNYPAIQPPWGTLNAVDMNTGEYLWKVPLGEYPELVKKGVPATGTENHGGPVVTAGGLLFIAATYDEKLRAFDTKTGKVVWEYKLPAGGFATPITYTVRGKQYIAIACGGTRYDLKPGGKYVAFALP
- a CDS encoding bifunctional 4-hydroxy-2-oxoglutarate aldolase/2-dehydro-3-deoxy-phosphogluconate aldolase translates to MSKKAFSWELFQKAPIVGIVRGLSLEEVKHILPMYREAGLTTIEITMNTPGAEKIIQYAVENEQEGLNIGAGTVCTKGDLKKALEAGAQFIVTPILDKKVVKACVKKEIPIFPGAFTPSEIFKAWKLGASMVKVFPATQMGPSYIKELKAPLNQLKLLPTGGVSLENMLEFFNAGADGVGMGGQLLDKKLIQEKEWELLKAHFSQFTQKLPR